One Propionispora hippei DSM 15287 genomic window, CCGATAAGCAAACGATTGAAACCATGCCGCTGGAAACCTATCTGGAGGGTGTGATCGCCAAAGAGATGGAACCTAGCTGGCCGTTGGAGGCCCTGATGGCCCAGGCGATTACCTCCCGCACATTGACAGTCAACGCAATAGAGGCCGGGACCATCAAAAAACTGCACAACGCCGATGTCAGTACGGCGAAGGAAGAACTGCAAGCATACTCCCGGGAGCGGGTGAATGATACCGTGCGGGAAGCGGTGCGCCTGACTCGCGGCCAGGTGCTGATGTATGGCGACAGTCTGGTATACGCCATCTACAGTGCCTGCAACGGACAGATTGCCGCAACTAAGGAGGAAAGCTTCCCGCTGGAAATTCCGGTGCCGACGCCTTACTTTCAACCTGTCCGGGACAATTGCTTCTGGAACGCACCGCCTGAACAGCAGGTATGGACGGTGAAAATCCCGGCTGTCGAGGTAGCCAGGATTTTGGGCTATCAGGGCAATCCGGCGGATATTAAAATATTGGAACGGGGTCCCTCCGGCCGTATCCTATATATCGGGGCCGGCAATGTTAAAATGTACGGAGCGGATTTTCGCAAACAAGTCGGGTATGACCGTCTGAAATCGACGTTAATTACGGACATGACGTATGACGGGAAGAATTTTGTGTTTCAGGGGAACGGTTGGGGTAACGGCGTTGGTCTGTGCCAGTGGGGGGCCTATACCTATGTCCAGCAGGGCTGGAAGGCCGCCGATATTCTTAAATATTATTACGTAGGCGCCCATATTGAGACCTTGTGGCATTAGTGCCGTAGAACCCTTGACGGACGGAAGGCCGCTACCTGGCGGACCGGAATTCCGTTATTTTTTTTATAACAAAATTGGCAATTGCCATGGATTACGCTATAATAGATTCATGTGTAAGCCGATGTAGGTTTGGTTCGGAAAATGCGGAGATTTGCAAAAAGAGGTAACTTATGGCAGAACGGACAAAACAGGTAGTCATAACCGTCACAGGGTTGCAACGGGATGCCCAGGGGGAGGAAAACCGCATCGAACTTGTCAGCACCGGGGAGTATGTGCGAAAAAACGGTGTTGGTTATATCAAGTACCGGGAGACGGAGCTTTCCGGCCTGGAAGGAACGACTACGGTGATCAAGGTACGGGCCGACGAGGTGACATTGCTTCGTATGGGCAAGGTGGAGCAAAAACAGGTGTTTCGTCCGGGGCAAAAGACGCAGAGCCTTTACACCACGCCGTTCGGCAATCTCGACATGGCGGTCGTCACCGGCGTTCTACATATTTCGGAAACTGCCGGCGCCGGGGAGTTGCCGGCGATTTACATTGAATATGAACTGGAAATAGCAGGGGATTGGCAAAGCGCCAATACTTTGTCGATTACCTTACGGGAGGATTAGGTTTACATGGATATGAAAATTGTACTGCAGGAGGCCATCAGGGAGGCTATTCACCAGGCCGTAAGCGAAGGCCTGTTTACCCTTGCTATGGAGGATTTGCCAGCCGTTGTGCTGACAGTGCCGCCACAGAAGGAGTTTGGCGATTATGCGACCAATTTTGCGATGCAGGCAGCCCGGGTGGCTAAAGCCAATCCGCGGAAAATTGCGGAGGCCATTGTGGCCCATTTACGGGGGACCTGGCTGGAACGGGCGGAGATTGCCGGGCCGGGCTTTATTAATTTTTATCTGAAAGCCGACTGGCTTTATGAGCTGCTGCAGGATATTTTACGGCAGGGCAGTGCCTACGGTAATACAACAGCCGGTCAGGGCCAAAAAGTCCAGGTGGAATTCGTCAGTGCCAATCCGACCGGTCCGCTCCATGTGGGCCATGGCCGGGGGGCGGCTGTCGGCAGTACGCTGGTCAACCTGCTGCGGGCCGCCGGTTATGAGGTGCAAAGCGAGTTTTATATTAACGATGCCGGTAATCAGATTGACAATTTGGCCGCTTCGGTCAATGCCCGCTATCTGGAACTGCTGGGGCAAACGGTGGCCTTCCCCGAGGACGGCTATCACGGCCATGATATCATCGACACAGCACAGCGGATTATTAATCACGAGGGTGACCGCTACCTGAATATGACTGAAGCGGAACGGCTGACTGTATTTAAGGAACTGGTCCTATCGGAAAAACTGGCAGCCTTGAAAGAAGACCTGGCTGCGTTTAATGTTACCTTTGATGTCTGGTTCAGTGAACGGACGCTGCATGAAGCCCGGTCCATTGACGAAGTATGCCGCATTTTTAAAGAAAAGGGGCATATGTATGAACAGGACGGTGCGCTTTGGCTGCGTTCTACGGCGGGTGGCGACGACAAGGACCGGGTGGTTATCCGGGACAACGGCGTGCCTACCTATCTGGCGGCTGATATCGCCTATCACCGTAACAAGCTGGAGCGGGGCTTTGACAAGCTCATCAATATCTGGGGCGCCGACCATCACGGCTACATACCGCGGGTGCGGGCCGCTATCGCGGCCTTGGGTTATGATCCGGACTGTCTGGAAGTGCTTATCCTTCAGATGGTCAGTTTGTATCAAAATGGCGAGTTGGTCAAGATGTCCAAGCGTACCGGTCAGGGGGTTACGTTGACTGAATTGATGGAAGAAGTCGGCCGGGATGCGGCGCGGTTTTTCTTCATTATGCGTTCCATCGACAGCCAGCTCGATTTTGACCTCGATTTGGCCAAATCCCGTTCCAATGAAAATCCCGTCTACTATATTCAATATGCTCATGCCCGGATTTGCAGCATTTTCCGTCAGGTTCAGGAGGCCGGCATTTCCATCGGCGATGTGACGGCCTGCCGGTTGGAACGGCTGGAGGAAGCCGCCGAAATTGATCTGATTAAGAAGCTGGGCGATTATCCGGAGGAAATTTCCAATGCCGCTAAGGAGCGGGCTGTTCACCGGGTTGCCCGCTATGTCCATGAACTGGCCGGACTGTTTCATACCTTTTATAATCAGTGCCGCATCATCGGGGTGGACCAGGAGCTGCAGCGCTCACGTATCGCGCTGGTTACGGCGGTGCAGCATACGCTTCGCCATGGGTTGGCTATTTTAGGCGTAGACGCTCCGGAAAAAATGTAAAAAAAGAGGAATTTACTGTTTTTTGGTGAATTATAGCACGAAAAAAGAGGTGGAAAGGGTACTGCTACTTATCTCAGTTTCAATGGGATAATAGTATAGGAGACCAGCTTGAACCTTTTGAAACATCATGAGATTTAGGCCGGAGGGAATAACTATGACGAATCGCAATTCCGATATTGATATTGTATATGAAATTCTTCAACAGCAGCATCAGCCCATGTATTTTAAGGAGCTTATTACCAAATCACTGGAGGCGAAGGCGGGCGTGAACAAAGCATCGGCCCATGCCATCGCCGAGGTCCATACGCAAATTAACATGGATAGCCGGTTTGTCCATATGGGAAAAGGTATGTGGGGGCTGGCTGAATGGTCGCCGCGGGCGGTTTCCCGTGCGGCTGTGGCGGAGGAAGCCGAGACGGCGCCGGCGGTAAATAACCGGCGGGCCAAGCTATTTGAAGGGATTCAGCAGGAATATGCCGAACAATCTATCGAAAGCGACAAGGAATGACTTGACACTGCTCACCAGGCAAGTATAAAATTATCAGCGTGATTAAAATCAGCTTTGGCGAAATGGATAAGAAATAGGTACTTTAATGACAGCATTGCGTGTTTTTTAACACGCTCTTATTCATGTTAAAAGCTAGGCATCGAGGGTATACTGAATATTGCAAGAGGCATTGCTAGGAGGAAATTGTATGACGAAGTACATTTTTGTTACCGGGGGGGTTGTATCTTCACTTGGTAAAGGGATTACCGCTGCGTCGCTGGGGAGGCTGCTCAAAAGCCGCGGCCTGAAAGTGACCATCCAAAAGTTTGACCCTTACATAAACATTGACCCCGGTACCATGAGTCCTTATCAGCATGGCGAGGTGTTCGTAACGGAAGACGGCGCCGAAACCGATTTGGACCTGGGACACTATGAGCGGTTTATCGATATAAACTTAAGCAAAA contains:
- a CDS encoding SpoIID/LytB domain-containing protein; the protein is MRNNQAFYTALLAVVIVTAATAFFLRPPAAKPLEQQPSAPTEHEFAPLQRDPLTVTLVPGAAHFNVQKYQREPVVRVWMADKQTIETMPLETYLEGVIAKEMEPSWPLEALMAQAITSRTLTVNAIEAGTIKKLHNADVSTAKEELQAYSRERVNDTVREAVRLTRGQVLMYGDSLVYAIYSACNGQIAATKEESFPLEIPVPTPYFQPVRDNCFWNAPPEQQVWTVKIPAVEVARILGYQGNPADIKILERGPSGRILYIGAGNVKMYGADFRKQVGYDRLKSTLITDMTYDGKNFVFQGNGWGNGVGLCQWGAYTYVQQGWKAADILKYYYVGAHIETLWH
- a CDS encoding DUF1934 domain-containing protein; its protein translation is MAERTKQVVITVTGLQRDAQGEENRIELVSTGEYVRKNGVGYIKYRETELSGLEGTTTVIKVRADEVTLLRMGKVEQKQVFRPGQKTQSLYTTPFGNLDMAVVTGVLHISETAGAGELPAIYIEYELEIAGDWQSANTLSITLRED
- the argS gene encoding arginine--tRNA ligase — encoded protein: MDMKIVLQEAIREAIHQAVSEGLFTLAMEDLPAVVLTVPPQKEFGDYATNFAMQAARVAKANPRKIAEAIVAHLRGTWLERAEIAGPGFINFYLKADWLYELLQDILRQGSAYGNTTAGQGQKVQVEFVSANPTGPLHVGHGRGAAVGSTLVNLLRAAGYEVQSEFYINDAGNQIDNLAASVNARYLELLGQTVAFPEDGYHGHDIIDTAQRIINHEGDRYLNMTEAERLTVFKELVLSEKLAALKEDLAAFNVTFDVWFSERTLHEARSIDEVCRIFKEKGHMYEQDGALWLRSTAGGDDKDRVVIRDNGVPTYLAADIAYHRNKLERGFDKLINIWGADHHGYIPRVRAAIAALGYDPDCLEVLILQMVSLYQNGELVKMSKRTGQGVTLTELMEEVGRDAARFFFIMRSIDSQLDFDLDLAKSRSNENPVYYIQYAHARICSIFRQVQEAGISIGDVTACRLERLEEAAEIDLIKKLGDYPEEISNAAKERAVHRVARYVHELAGLFHTFYNQCRIIGVDQELQRSRIALVTAVQHTLRHGLAILGVDAPEKM
- the rpoE gene encoding DNA-directed RNA polymerase subunit delta codes for the protein MTNRNSDIDIVYEILQQQHQPMYFKELITKSLEAKAGVNKASAHAIAEVHTQINMDSRFVHMGKGMWGLAEWSPRAVSRAAVAEEAETAPAVNNRRAKLFEGIQQEYAEQSIESDKE